A stretch of DNA from Paramisgurnus dabryanus chromosome 19, PD_genome_1.1, whole genome shotgun sequence:
gcgtgtgtgtgtgtgtgtgtgtgtgtgtggcgtAGCCGTGTTTCAGACATCAAGTTTAACGTAAACTGAGAGTAGCTCATGTTATTGGTGAAGAATGAGTTAATTGTAGCAGCTCATCGGATTACTTTCTTCCTTTCCACCACAAGATATTTAATTAGGATCAGCCAGAGACCGTAGTGACTTCATACAGTAGACTGCAGGGAATATTCAAACACGAAGACTGGTAACCATGCAAGCAGATCCAGGCCacgtcttaaagggatagttcggccaaaaatgatattaaacccatgatttactcacccccaagctgtccgagttgcatatgtccatcgtttttcagacaaacacattttcggatattttataaaatattttagacctttcagttgattaaatgtaatgttacggggtccacccatagtccacgaccttcaagtccaaaaaagtgcgtccatccttcacaaattaaatccaaaggctccaggatgataaacaaaggtcttctgaggataatccgcacggtgttgttgtagaaatatccatatttaaaactttattaaagaaaataaataccttccagtagcgccgccatcttagtcgcgtccgcattcaggatgagagcttacgcagcctacggaggctactctgctgctgctctgtgcccccgccctccgaatttgtcatacgtcactaagaaaagtgtgtACACTATGCTAATACTctcttgaatgcggacgcgactaagatggcggcgctaccggaaggtatttattttagtttataaagttttaaatatggatatttctacaacaacaccgcccggattaccctcagaagacctttgtttatcatcctggagccgtttggatttaatttgtgaaggatggacgcactttttttggacttgaaggtcgtggactatgggtggaccccgtaacattacatttaatcacctgaaagatctaaaacattttataaaatatccgaaaatgtgtttgtctgaaaaacgatggacatatgcaactcggacagcttgggggtgagtaaatcatgggtttaatatcatttttggccgaactatccctttaagagagcCTGTTTGCAGAGTTCTTTGTGAAGTTGAATGAGATAAATACATgggatttatttttttttaatttatgaatGCGTAAGTCTAGCAAATCTAAAATGTGATTAGCTTTTTCCCCAGTGGCTGCTTTCTGCTGATATTTATATGATGTGGTTGTATGGTGTAGTGTAGCATAATATTATAACGCAATGGCTTGCCATTGCCACTAGATGACCCCAAAGCTCAAATCGTTGCTGATTATTGCGCTCTCTCATTTTCAGAGCTGGGCTGGAGTCAGCCGTGTGACGTGTGGAGTATTGGCTGCATTCTCTTTGAGTACTACCTCGGATTCACTCTTTTTCAGGTACAGTATACACCTCCGTAACGCCTTTCCCCTTTTGTCAGGCTATTGAACTGAATCGTGGTGCAGGCCTATGTTGTAGTTCTTTAAGGAGCTTAATGTCAGGTAGAATCCAACCAGAAGGTTACAGGTGTCCACACGCACATTGAAACGTGTTGAACACCTGGCATTCACCCTCTGACCATAGATGCACTCCTTAATGATCACCCATACAGACACAGCATTCTGTCCATACAAGTGAGGATGTGCGTCCTGTCTGTACTGTAATGTTTGAAATAATGTAAGGCTTTATTGTAGGCATGGGCTGTTTACCGGTTTCAATGTATGAGTTGTGTTTACACCTAATCAATTGCATGACTTAATGGTTAAAGGCATGATCTCTGGAAGTCAATGTTGAcataccccaatagaatctggacctttttttgatagacccgccccacacatacgcaacccaggcaactatgtgggttagtagacatgccctttactgctgattggctacaagtgtgttttggtagtcgtcccgactcccttttcaaaaatcatgcaccccgcctttaattacatttatgtttaccttttaatattacacaaatatttttgaaaagaatattatcatttaaaggctttatttttacctggcatacATGCTTTTAagttgttattttcaaatgcctgTGTATAACCATTTTAGTTTTGCAATGGTAGTACTGGTTTTTGCTTAAGGTTATTATAACCACAAAAATTTCATACGAGCCCATTCCTACTTTATTGTAATGTATGAAGATCAGCTATTATTTGTCTTGTCcctatatttatttgtttattcatCCATGTGATGTAGATTTTACTgtatgttaattttatttttgtcatctTTTTTATAGACTCATGATAATCGGGAGCATTTAGCCATGATGGAGAGGATTTTGGGCCCTGTTCCTTCTAGGATGACTCGTAAGACTaggtagaattttttttcttttattttagctGTACAGTTTTTATGTCttttactttaaaatgctgctaaAATGCTAATGCGATGATGCTCTTACCATAGGAAACAGAAATACTTTTACCGTGGACGTCTGGACTGGGATGAGAACTCCTCTGCAGGAAGATATGTCCGGGAGAACTGCAAACCTTTACGGGTAAGGAACTGATGGAGATAGATATTTGAAACTGGTTTAGCAATGGATACGAAGGTTTCCATAGTGTCATGCAAAAATTGCTTGTTTGATTTTGTTCTGCTCTTTTTTTCATCAGCTAGATTCTGAAATTTAATATAGAATAAAACTTACAAACCATTATTTgtgatcatttaaattaacaACTTGTAAAGATTTAGTCATTCCCCGTCagtcattttttgaaaagttttcctccagcattttttgtgatttttcactagttttacaaaatgccttcaggaaATATTTCTTCAAaaagtatataaacatacaaatatatcaaatgaaagaacagaccctctgctttcaaacaaaaaataaacaaacaatcaaaacggggaaaaaaacatttcatcctatctatatttttttttctttgcttataaactcttaaaggtgacacagaatgattgaacggggtatttatctaTCCTAGCACATGTGCACTGAATGGCCGAATGCAATCTTTTGTGTGCGGAACATAGGTGGAACATAATATCTTGTGTGCGTTTCCacacgaacatattaagtggcggaagtctccgcgttcagcgcaagtcttcaGTCAAaagattgtaaaaaaaagtttataataaacaacctgcagattaatgtttgcatttttcccttactgtaccgaaaatgatTCAAACCGTGATTTTtccgtaccgttacaccccttaTTGCACTTGTGTATATTATTGTCAATGCAAGGATTTGATTCAATTAAAAGATTAATAACTGACAAAGCAATTGCTATGTCATGAAATGATTGCAAAGTCATGAAAATTCATGGAACAAAGATGTGGAAATTGTGGAAAATTAAATAGGCATTGGGTAAATGCCATGTTAAATGCTCTTGGCTGTACaatcattgttttatttttttcctctTACAGAGATATCTTCTGTCTGAAGCTGAAGAGCATCACCAGCTCTTTGATCTCATAGAGGCCATGCTGGAATACGAGCCGTCAAAGCGCATAACTCTCGCTGCTTCCCTGAGACATCCGTTTTTCCAAAGCACCTTAACCACCGCCGATCAGAGTGCCGGCAAGAGTTGGGAGGGCAACCGTGACATCAGCCGGTGACAATAAATGACTCGCAAACAAAGGACTCGTAAGCCAAGAGAGATAATGTGCAGCTGAATTGactttattatacacagttttaAAGTTCAAGAGAAATCGAGCAGTTTTACGGCTGTCAGATCTGCAGGATTGTTATCGGTTTCTCCATCTTCCCATAATGTGAGGACATCTTTCTGCGTGGCAGGAAAATGTTACAGAGGATCTCATGAACTGTATTGCTTGATAGATTGATGATTTGAGGGGTTGTTGAATAACCGTGTCTACTATTATCAATAGTAAACATGAGTTTCGTTTCTTCCAGGATCTGCCACCTTTGGCTAATGATGTTTTTGAACGATTGGGGGTTTAAAATTGGAGGTGCAGTGGTTCGAACTAAAGCATTCGTGTAACACTCCTTTTATTCTGAAATGAACTGACAGTCCatcaaagagaaaatcactgtTGTGATGCAGTTATTTATTGGGCTGAAACGTTTTGTCCATTTTAGCCCATAGCTGATAACAAATCGCAAATTCATTACAATACACCGAGAGAAAGTGAGCTTTCAGTgatattcaaaatatgtaagGGAGCATGCAGTGTTCTGATGCTCGTGTCCTTCAGAGCAAACgtttacagtatttatttagGTCTACCCGGAAGgttttttttgtctttgtataaatgtgtaaatatgaataaatatatGTTGTGACTATAGAATAAAGGTCCTGTCGGTCTGCCTGCTGTGAATGTGTTTTTTACAGCGGCTTTCCAGGCAAACAGTTTTTACGTTCACAAAAGTCTTCTGTTGTTTCTATCAACTGCATGCCTGCACATGGTTTTCTTTGCATCTGTACCAATGTGAATTAAAACATATGACACTTAAGTACACTTCTGCAATGCTTTAACATCAATTAAGAAACGGCAGGTATGCTATAAAACCCTCTTGTTGCCTTGTAGtcattttttgctttttgttATGTAGACCTTCAGTGCCATTGGTCACTTTATTTATCTTTAAGCACATTATATTGAAGCTCTTGAGTGTTATCCTGTTTCAGATATTTATTTTGATTGTGAGAGAAACGCATTAATTATATTTTgggcaatgtttgtaaccaaaccgtttctgagcaccattaacttccatagtatttgcttatcctactatggaagtcactGGTGCTCCTGTTTTCTGCTTCATTACAATcatattcctttgtgttcagcataGCAAAGAAATGTACACAGGTCTGTAACAactgagtaaatgacagaattttattttatgggtgaactatccctttaaaacctGGTTGCACCagattagtttttatttgcAGGACTTGTAAAAATTTGcaaatgttttagatttatatCCCATCAGTTCACAAAGACTGTATTTGGCCTTTTATACTTCATTCATGGCCAAAAGATTTAAAAGACGAGAGCTTAGTGTTGAGGTAATCGCGTACAGTAAAGCTTTCCTAAAATCACCTTTCCCAGATCAGACACCAGGCTTTATTTAGAAGACATCACTCCACCAGAACTTAATCTAATAGTGATTTGATGCTTGTGTTTGGAGATCAGttgataaatgtaaacaaaatcaaACCCACATACAATATTTCTAAAGATTAAATTGTTACTGGTTTGCTATTTTTCTCTTTGTTCAATAAGAAAGATAAACTGTATACATCAATCAGCCATCAACCCAGCGCCAgagaaattaattttttgccatatgggtgaATAAGTAATGGGTTGTTTAAGGTTAGATGGTCCAAAATTGTCATGTCATTCTCTTAACACTGACTCATTCACAACTTCCTCCTACATCTGTTTTCTTTCCTGTCCATCTGTGAAGGAAAATGTTTAGCTTTTAGTCTGTCAAGATCAACAGTCATACTATACATGTTTCttaaaggaaaagttcaccaaaaacttaaaattaatTTTCTTACTCTCATGTTGGTACTTCAATGAGCCAATGAAAGGTTCCAGTACTGTTATACTAACTGTCAGCACTGTTTGAAAACAAACTATACTGTAGATGTATTACAGTGATATATTTATAGATTATTGTGTTTGAAAACATTATCAAATGAAGCATTGATAGTTTTGGTTCAGTTGAGACACAATCCAATTTTGAGCTCTGCCGATATGGCAATAAAAggtattttcaaatataattttaaatatttttcaaaaaatgccctatataatataatatgtatgtatatataatatgtttgtatatatatttttaaaaatatgtttacaaaaatttatttttcaccaatatatttttggtcattttttatatatacactagtgaacatttgaagtggatcaaaaatgtTTATCAATAAGACAAGAAGAAATATTGGGTATTGACATTAGGTCcacttttatgaaaggttttgatccatttcaaatgttgactagtatattttaaagcatttatattcacatcAAATTGGAAGAAACATAACAGgtttaaaaaggttaaaaagaaatatacaaataaatgttcaactgcaaaaatatacattaaattttatattttgtacatACGTATAAACGTATATATTTTaaccaggaaaaatatattttttaccgTATGTGttataaaattagaaatgtatatgTTGaacctgaaatacattttgaaatattatatatgaaggttaaaaatAGAGGTCAACCGATATGGTTATTTTAGGTTATCACAGTTATTAAGAGACAAACTAAAAATTGGTGTAactacaaaaaaaaagtttaaaatatacccttttaatttatttaaaacatatttacaagatATGTGGATCTGACATCTGACGGTACTGTTTGAATAAGTGGACAATTAATCaaaaaagattaataaattTAATCGTCtgatatttggattttttttatcgGCATCGGTCAATATATCGGCCTCTGGAATTTTTTTCCTATGactaaattcaaaaatatatttaattaagctttattttttacaaaatctatttagcatatatttaaaacatattttggccagagaaatttAATTTTTTGCTGTATAGGTGAATAAGATACGGGTGGTTAAATAGTCCAAAATGATCATGTCATTCTTTAAACACTGACTTCATTCACAACTTCCTCCTCCATCTGTTTTCTTTCCTGTCCATCTGTGAAGGAAAAAGTTTAGCTTTTAATCTGTCAAGATCAAGTcatactatatatatttattaaaggaatagttcacccaaaaatttaaattctgtcatcattttctcactctcatgttacaaacctgtataaatgtatttgttgaacacaaataaatatattttgagtaatgtttgtaaccaaaccgaccATGAGCCCCatggaaaaagaatactattcaagtgaatggggctcatgaatggtttggttaaaaacagtccttaaaatatcttccttcctgtcagaacaaatacatgtatacatgtttataacaacatgagatttttttgggtgaaatatccctttaaacttttttttttttttaagttttattcaGAACGTTCACAGGGGTGTAATTTTTCGGCCTCGTTACACTAAAACACagatgtttaaaattatttgtacattttctttTAGCCTCACAGTGTCAATATCGTCCTCTCTCACGTGCCTGCGAATCCCACTAATGTACTTATGAAGAGTGACGTCATTGGGCGATTACCTGAGGACAGATGCACGAGTGAGCCGCTTTATAAACTTGAAGCTCGAGAACACAGTTGTAAAGAGACAGATACAGCATGCAAGAGGTTGGAAGTTTAGTTCCTTTGATAAAATACTATCAGGAGTTTCAGCAGATATCAGGTATGACTTCACGCTTTCATTTGCGATGCTATGCTAGTTTTGCATACAGCTGTTTTGCATTTGCTTGTTTTGCAAATTGGTCATTCGTTCCATTTTGCATACAGAATGGCGGATATCTGAGACCGCCCCTGCGAAAACGCAGCTAAAGTTGTTTTTGGTAATTTAATACAGTCATCTTAGATAATGTAAAGATCATTCTGTGAATATATAAcctttatatctttaatattgactgattaagatcatgtcaaagattgaaatcaatgaatgaaatcaaactttttcacagccatttatacattttattttttaaattaaatttcaaaTAATCAAAAATCAAATGCAGGTATATGATATATATGGGAAAGAGAATCCAGCTACAGTAATTCaattctttaaatgtttttttaaataaaagcttTATGTAAGAAGACTTTGAATCATTTACTGTTATGCTAAATAATAAATGAGATAGAGCTGAACATTTTCCTGTATGTTATTTTAGACTTCTAtatcatgtatgtgtgttttctagGTGTCAATGCAGCCTGCACATACCAACAATATCCATTAGACTGGGATATATGGGATTGGCCATTTGGAAATACTTGTTTTCATTACTGAAATATCCCAAGATCATTGACTCTCATATCTTGAGAAAAGCTCAAACCTAGTTAGTGCAATAGCTGATTTACACTCCCAGGAATAAACAAGCTAAAGGCGAAATGAACTCTTTGATGAAAAAGTCCCTGGGCGCCCCCATCCGACACATGACCAGTTGTGTGACAGGAGTTCAGGACGGCTTCAGTAGAAAGAGCAAGACTGTCCGGAGGAAGAGCGCTCCATGTTGCTACGGTCAGACCGCACACGACTCGTCTTGGATAAGGGCCTACCAAACAGAATTGCACAGGGAAAGGCAAGTGGACAACAATAAGCTTATACACATTTTAAATCTATAGTGCATTAAATAACTCTGatctttaaaattaaatattaaatgtttcatttgtttaaaatgctttgtgtTTAAACAGGAAATTAAGGCAGGTGAAGTTTGCACAGAAGAACGCAGAGAGGGCCGCGATAAGGGCGCATTACAAAAGTCCACACCGCTACTCCAAGGTACTGGTCACATACACTGTtaaaatttttttcaaaatatgtaccccagctgtcactgatGTGGTACTCTTTTAAAAAGTCCTCATTCtataccattaggtacagatatgtattattttggtaccaatatgaactctttaggtgctaagctgtactttttgaaagccCAAGTGagagctggggtacatatttgaCAGCCTACACGCTTTTATATATGCTGAAAGGTTAATTTctgaactatttattttttagacACCGGTTCAGAGAACACATGTAAAAAGCAAGATGGCCTCCAAAAATGATGACTCTCTTTTCGGTGCCTTCCAAGGGCTCAGTCTCAACATGGGTGGAGCCCAGTCTTCAATGCCAACAGCAACGAGTGCAGATCAATGTAAAGTCATGTAATGGCATTGAAGAAAACCAATTTAACACTGTATCTCGGATAATGTGACATTAAACATGACATGAGccaatttgttttttattgttaataCTGTATGACTATGTAAGTCCTAATtaagctttatttattttatttacttactattAAATAGTAATAAtactgaaatatatattttacaaaaacatatgTAATGTATAAGCTTTTTGACAtctttgtaaacttttgctatttatttgaaaatgttaaacatgGATCAATGGTATTGTTGTTCTTATATAATGTAAGCTGTATTAACATTCTGTTAACCATGATACATTAAAGAAAGGCCTTCCTTTGTGTTGGATAGGAAGTAGGGCATGGCTTTAATTATTTTCATCATCAAGGTTAAACATCTTGGATTCGGGAACACGATATCTTGCACTTTAAAGGATTGATGGAGACCGAAACCAGACACTGTTTGTTGAAGACACATAATTTAGGCTACTGTCCTGCTAATGATCATAGTGAACTGcacaacattgtaaaaaaagtaCAACAACCCAGGTTTACAATGATACTAAAACTCACTAGTgtaaattttgatttatttgatcacaaaatacaaaataacaacaacacACTTTTTTGCATTGCAAGATGTTCTTAAAACCCCTAGATTAGTTACCATCTTTGCGTTAAACTAAATTCAGACTGAATAAACTgatcaaattgtaaaaaaatgcagcatttttgtcaaatcaacacacatttttatgttaccTTAACTCAACAAAAGTTAAAGGGGTTATAGCgttaaaatctgattttttccataagtgctataattgggtcccgaatgcttatatcaacctagaaaatgtgaaaaagatcaacccagtgacttagttttggtaaaccattctctgcaagcatgtgaaaagtaacgtcgttcagatttcgcctgttttgtgacgTAGACAGTGAATCTTATTACCCTTattgccccttaatctgcactatccaaccacagcactgccattaagtgcagagagaaagaaaaataaaaaaaaatattgacagcacaattgagtttcaatttcaacagaccaccatcattgtgatcaatgtttgcatttcatcagctcatttgcattttaaagaacaCATCCAAAAACGGCAAATTTTTCCTCACACCTTCaaaattgcaattttaacataaattttctgtggggtattttgagctaaaaataTCACATATCACatccagcagccatatcaccctgtagcccaagacagctttcCCACTAAAGCTAAGCAGGGTtgagtacttggatgggagaccacctgggaaaaccaggttgctgctggtagaggtgttattgagaccagcagggggtgctcaccctgtggtctgtgtgggtcctaacatcccagtatagtgacggggacactatactgtcaacaagcaccgtctttcggatgagacattaaaccgaggtcctggcGCTCTTTGGTCAttaaaatcccaggatgtcattTGAAAAATAGTAGGGGCgtgccaaacttgcccattggcctactaatcatcccaatatctactaattggctatatcactctgtctcctcctcagcgcaatatggctgccgtcgcatcatccaggtggatgctgcacattggtggtggttgaggagaatccgctttcatatgtaaagcgctttgagtgccgcagaaaagcgctatataaatgaaatgaattattattattattattattattacatacGCACTttagggacaccaaagacttattttacatctttaaaaaaatatcataatatgacccctttaaacaaCTTCAACTTAATAAGTTGTGTAAGTTAATAAATTAGTATAAGTTTGTAAGTTGAGTTTATAAGTTAACATAactttataagttatgtcaacttatcacagttcttaaaataaatagtatgaattgacttgcaaaaccaagttgttaacttcatgctaaatttttttacagtgtagaaaacAATTATAAAAAACTTAAAATCTAAAAACTATCCACCCTtaaattattcatattttaacagaaattattatttaGTGCTTTATATGATATAACCAAAACCCTGCACACTCAGTGACGCACGCGCGTTCAGCGCTGAGGGAAACACACCTGTGGGTCTCCAGCGTATTCCGTGTCCTCCAGCAGCACAGGTTGACCCCGCCCACTTCCTCCCAGGTGTGACGCTCTGTTCCCTCTATCGGTTCATGCAGTTTGTTTGAACAGATAACGCGCAGGTGTcagcagagagagagataaagacGCCACCTTAAGAAGCCGATTAAACTCGAACCTCGGCTGCTCGTTGAAGAACTGACGCGTATTTTGCGATGCGCTTATACTGGGACCACATGCGCTGATTTTGCGGAAGTTTTCCAACGACTGTGATGGTAAATATGTACGTGGATACGTGGAAATAATATTGACAATAATTGCACTTATTCCCAGAGGAACTTTACAAGGGCGGATGAACTGCGCCTGGATTTTATCTGTACATTCACGCAAGGATTCTGGGATTGCTGTTTGCTTTTGTACGGTAAACATACCGAGGGCATGGACATGTTTTGGCTTTTAAAGAGTGCAACATTTTGGCTTGTAAACTTGTAAAGTGTAAGGAGACTTGATGTGAAATGAAGTCAAGTTTGCGTTATGCTGACTAAGGTTAACCTATGAAGTATTAACCTCAAAAGCAGGCTTATTTAAACCCATTCCAATTGATGAGGTTCAACCTTTTCTCTTAAATCAGCATCTAACTTCTAATTTGGAaatgatgatgtcatcattcatctgtttttattatttttaaa
This window harbors:
- the LOC135771727 gene encoding uncharacterized protein, whose translation is MNSLMKKSLGAPIRHMTSCVTGVQDGFSRKSKTVRRKSAPCCYGQTAHDSSWIRAYQTELHRERKLRQVKFAQKNAERAAIRAHYKSPHRYSKTPVQRTHVKSKMASKNDDSLFGAFQGLSLNMGGAQSSMPTATSADQCKVM